The segment AAGTAAATTTAAAAATCGGGAGACCCCCTTCCAAAGGTTGGAACCATCAACAGAAGGTTCTTTTTCCAAGACTGCTTGAATCTTTTCTTCAAGCTCTTTGGCACTGTCAGGCTTCTTCGCAACCCAGTTCCCCCTTTGGTCTTTTAACCAATCGAAAACCTGTTCCCGAAGCACTGCAGACTTCTTCACTTTTTTCTGAATGGTCTTGATGATAAAATTAGGGGTATAAGCCTCGAAGAACAGTTTTAGATAATGATCTGTATCAAAGTCCTGAGACAAGGTTTCAATAACATGAGCTGTTCCCGGAATTCCTAATAGCTCTCCCAAGTGGTCCATATACTTTCCATGACCATGAACATCGCCTCCAAAATGTTTAGCTATCTGCTTACTGGCAATATCATTTCTTGCCTGAGCCAAGGTTTCGACGATCGAATCCTCAAGGGTCCCACTTGGAACACTCCCTCCACAGTAGTGGCCATAAGCCCTCATTGCCTGTGACATAAAGCGAGTTCCACAATACTCCCCAGACATTGCAAAATCAATAAGGAAGCGCGAGTGATCTTCAAGAGTATTTTCATCCGCTTTCTCTTCAAGAGCTTTGAGAACCGCATGAAAAGCGCATCGCGTCGCCCGCTCCATATGGTCATAAAAGGCCAAAAGATGAGCAGTCTGGGAGGCAGGTGGGGTTGCAAGGAAGGGCACCCGTCCATTGACATTGTCAACAAATCTCTTCAGTCCTGCCCGAAGTCGCTCCACCGTAAAGCCATCAGGGCATTTGCGGTGCCCAGGCTCTTTGGACCGGTCAAAGTTAAGCTTATCGAACTCAGTTAAAAGGCGGCTGATCGTCACATCTGCAGGAACATGGCTTACATCGATCTCAAGATGTGTTGTCCGGAGATGTCTTGGATCGATATCTTCCCCCGCATACTTTTGGAGGTAAAGGTGGTGAGAAGGACCGAGCGCTTGCATCACCTCTTGATAGGTCATTTCAAGGAAAGAAAGCCCTATTCGGAGAACCCAAAAAAACATCTTAAAAACAGCGAAATGAAGACTCTTAGGAGGATACCAGACCGTTATCGAACCGCGGTATCCAAGGGCGATATGCTTAAAAGAAGTGGGTAAATGTTTGAGGGTCTCAAAAGCAGAGTAGCCCGCTGCCCGCAGGATGATCCCCGTTACCCTGGAAATCTGGTCTTCTAAGGAGAGTATTGGCTCTATGGATTCTTTGCGATACTGCTCAAAATCAACCCTAAACGGGGGGGCTTTAATAAAAGTAATACTCATTGAATCATACACCCTTGAGTGAAAATAAATCGTTATGCTAAAATACTGTTCGAGTTTTTAGCAAGCATTCAGATGAAAAAAGTTTTAGGCATTGAAACCTCGTGTGACGAAACGGCTGTTGCGGTTGTTGCAGAAGGAAAACACATTTTAGTCAACTTAGTCGCCTCGCAGGCAAAGATCCACGAGCAGTATGGGGGCGTCTACCCAGAGGTGGCGTCACGCCACCATGTCGATCAGCTCCTCCCCCTTGTCGAAGAGGCCACTAAAGAGCATGAGATTGATCTCATTGCGGTTGCGAATGGCCCAGGTCTTATGGGAGCTCTTTTAATGGGAGTGACCGGCGCACAAGCCCTTGCCTATGGGTGGCAAAAACCGCTGGTTGGGGTCAACCATGTCGAAGCCCACCTCTACGCCGCTATGATGGAAGAGGAGCCCCGTTTTCCCGCGTTGGGAGTGGTCGTTTCGGGGGGACACACCCTCCTCGCTAAGATGACCGACATTTGCGAGTATGAAATTTTAGGAACAACCGTCGATGATGCAGTGGGCGAAGCTTTTGATAAAGTTGCTGCCCTTTTAGACTTCCCCTACCCAGGTGGTCCCCATATCGAAACTTTGGCTAAGGAGGGAGACCCCGAGCGGTATAGCTTCCGCGGTGGGCGGGTGAAGGGACGTCCCCTCGACTTTTCCTTTAGTGGTCTTAAAACTAATGTCCTTTACCAGGTGAAGGGAGCGCAAGGAAGTCGAAAAGGGCCAACGGTGATCGATGAAGCGGCAAAAAAAGATATTGCGGCGAGCTTTCAGCGGGCTGCCATTGAAGATATTTTTAATAAAGCTCTGCTTGCTGCAAAAAGTTTTGACTGCCAAGCGATTTATTTAGGAGGGGGTGTCACCCAGAATAGAAGGCTACGAGAGCTCTTTGAAACAGCCCCCTACCCGACCTTCTGGCCCGGGCCAGGACTCAGCCTTGATAATGGCGCAATGATCGCTGGTCTCGGCTACCATCTCTATCAAAGAAATCATTTGGTAGACATCTTTCCAGAAAAATGCTACACTCGGATGAAAAACAACTAAGGATTTGAATCATGGCAAAGAAAGGCGCACGCGAAAAAATTAGACTCAAGAGCACCGAAAGTGCAGAAACCTATTGGACCTTTAAGAATAAGCGCAATACCCCTGACCGGATTGAGCTAAAGAAGTTTGATAAAAAAGTAAGACGTCACGTCATTTTTAAAGAAGCTAAGTGAGCCAATTGCAATACTCTAGATGGTTGCTTTTTGGCCCTTTTCACGAATTTGAACACGTAACACAAATACCCTACCTTAATAAGGTATGTGAATTTGTGTTACGTGCCCAAATTCGCAAAAATGCCCTAAAAATCAACTGATCAGGAGTGTTGCAATTGCCTCACGTAATGTTCGAGTTTTCGATTGCCCGTAAGTACCTCGTTCCGAGGAGACGGCAGCTGTCGATGTCTCTGATCGCTTTGATGTCGGTCGGGGTGATCTCCCTCGTCGTCTGGCTCGTCCTCGTCTTCCTCTCTGTGACAGATGGGATCGAAAAGAATTGGCTTAAAAAACTCACCTCTTTAAACGCTCCGATTCGGATTACCCCGACTGAAGAGTATTACCACTCTTACTACTATCAGATCGATAGTATCAGTAGCGGCTCCGACTATACACTAAAGAGCATCGGAGAAAAGCAGTCAGCCCTTCTGACCGACCCTTATGCCCCTGAAGAAGACCAAGCCATCCCGAAACGGTGGCCTGAAAAAATGGTCCATAAAGATGGAACCCCAAAAGACCTCGTTAAAGAGGCCTTTGGAGTCCTTGGAGAGATGGGACTCAAAGCGCAAGATTATGAAGTGTCGGGCGCCGTTCTTAAACTCCGGATGGTCCGCCCCCAAGGCATCGCCTTTTCAAGAGATCAAGAAAAGGGGCAAGGATTTCTCACCCAAGTTTCTTACATCTCCACCTTCAATGGACAAAGCCCTCAGCTCCCCTCCCTTTTAGAACCAACGCGGATGGAAGATCTCAACCACCTCTTTTTCCTCGCCGATGTCTCGGCGCAGGGCATTTCTGAAGACACCCCCGAAGCAATCCAAAAAGTCTCCGTGCGGGAATTTCAAGAGCGGGTCAAGAGCCTTTTAACCCATATCGAAGTTCAAAAACTTGAGATGACCTCTCACCGTCTCCAACCCCTAGCCTCTTTACTTTCCGAAGGAGAGGAGTTCGATGTCTACGCTCCGATTAAACATGGAGCGGTTTCGCAGCTGGTTTTCCCCACCGAAAAAAAACCATGCACCGGCAAGGTGAAAAAAAGCCAAGGACGTCTCCACTATGTGGGGCGGGACGGCAGTAGCCATATCGTGAGCCTATCGGTACCGATCTTTGTCGAAGGAAAGGTTGCCATGGAAGCGGCCCTATGCCCTTACGAAATCGAAAAACTCAAAGGGTTAAACGATCTCCGCTTTGCGGTGGAGATGCCCCTCCAAGGGAAGACCCTGAAAGGACAAATTCCTTGGGATGGGGTCAAAATTGCTGCAGCAGAGGTGAAAAATCACTTTGAAACAAAACCCGAAATCTCTCCTCCTTGGCCCTACTTTGTGGGAGAAGAGGCATTCCTTCCTGAAACAGAGGCACCTGCAGTGGTCCTCCCCAAACACTTTCAAAATAGTCAGGTCGAAGTGGGCGATATCGGTTACTTCTCTTATGGAGCGGCAACAAGTAGCTCGGTCCAAGAGCAACGTCTTCCCGTCACCGTTGCCGGTTTTTACGATCCCGGTGTGATGGCCATTGGGGCCAAAGTGATCCTCAGTAGCTCCGACCTCCCCCACGCGATCAACGCTGCAACCGATGGGACCATTGACCCTAATATGATCAATGGA is part of the Candidatus Neptunochlamydia vexilliferae genome and harbors:
- the tsaD gene encoding tRNA (adenosine(37)-N6)-threonylcarbamoyltransferase complex transferase subunit TsaD; amino-acid sequence: MKKVLGIETSCDETAVAVVAEGKHILVNLVASQAKIHEQYGGVYPEVASRHHVDQLLPLVEEATKEHEIDLIAVANGPGLMGALLMGVTGAQALAYGWQKPLVGVNHVEAHLYAAMMEEEPRFPALGVVVSGGHTLLAKMTDICEYEILGTTVDDAVGEAFDKVAALLDFPYPGGPHIETLAKEGDPERYSFRGGRVKGRPLDFSFSGLKTNVLYQVKGAQGSRKGPTVIDEAAKKDIAASFQRAAIEDIFNKALLAAKSFDCQAIYLGGGVTQNRRLRELFETAPYPTFWPGPGLSLDNGAMIAGLGYHLYQRNHLVDIFPEKCYTRMKNN
- the rpmG gene encoding 50S ribosomal protein L33 gives rise to the protein MAKKGAREKIRLKSTESAETYWTFKNKRNTPDRIELKKFDKKVRRHVIFKEAK
- a CDS encoding ABC transporter permease translates to MSLIALMSVGVISLVVWLVLVFLSVTDGIEKNWLKKLTSLNAPIRITPTEEYYHSYYYQIDSISSGSDYTLKSIGEKQSALLTDPYAPEEDQAIPKRWPEKMVHKDGTPKDLVKEAFGVLGEMGLKAQDYEVSGAVLKLRMVRPQGIAFSRDQEKGQGFLTQVSYISTFNGQSPQLPSLLEPTRMEDLNHLFFLADVSAQGISEDTPEAIQKVSVREFQERVKSLLTHIEVQKLEMTSHRLQPLASLLSEGEEFDVYAPIKHGAVSQLVFPTEKKPCTGKVKKSQGRLHYVGRDGSSHIVSLSVPIFVEGKVAMEAALCPYEIEKLKGLNDLRFAVEMPLQGKTLKGQIPWDGVKIAAAEVKNHFETKPEISPPWPYFVGEEAFLPETEAPAVVLPKHFQNSQVEVGDIGYFSYGAATSSSVQEQRLPVTVAGFYDPGVMAIGAKVILSSSDLPHAINAATDGTIDPNMINGIQVYLSDLDKAKETKAALEAAFVEKGLSPYWKITTFHEYDFAKDLLQQFQSDKYLFTLIGAIVLIVACSNIISLLIILVNDKKKEIAILSAMGASKKSIALIFTLCGGIMGTLSTLIGTVAAMLTLHNIDGVVSFLSFLQGHDAFNAVFYGKSLPNELSNHALTFILIATPIISLLAGLVPALKATKLAPSQILRSE